A region from the Triticum aestivum cultivar Chinese Spring chromosome 3D, IWGSC CS RefSeq v2.1, whole genome shotgun sequence genome encodes:
- the LOC123076001 gene encoding dof zinc finger protein DOF5.1-like, translating into MIFPPAFLDSSSCWNMNHDQLQLQQIGRGQGNNTHITTAPSPAGPGDGGGNNNNLEGLMAAARAGGGGGDGGGGSGGAGDGDGNGGRDSKQMSMSERARLARVPQPESGLNCPRCDSTNTKFCYFNNYSLTQPRHFCRACRRYWTRGGALHNVPVGGGHNFYSSTSNAPGN; encoded by the exons ATGATCTTCCCTCCTGCCTTCCTAGATTCATCAAGCTGCTGGAACATGAACCACGACCAGCTGCAG CTGCAGCAAATCGGACGCGGCCAGGGCAACAACACTCATATCACTACTGCTCCTTCACCTGCTGGTCCTGGTGATGGAGGAGGCAACAACAACAATCTGGAAGGATTAATGGCCGCGGCCAGGgccggaggaggtggtggtgatggtggtggcggcagcggcggcgctggaGATGGTGATGGTAACGGCGGTAGGGATAGTAAGCAGATGTCGATGTCTGAGCGGGCGCGGCTGGCACGGGTGCCGCAGCCAGAGTCAGGGCTCAACTGCCCGCGCTGCGACTCCACCAACACCAAGTTCTGCTACTTCAACAACTACTCGCTCACCCAGCCCCGCCACTTCTGTCGTGCATGCCGCCGCTACTGGACCCGCGGCGGCGCGCTGCACAATGTCCCCGT CGGCGGTGGCCACAATTTCTATTCCAGCACCAGTAATGCACCTGGTAATTAA